GATCCGACGGGCCATGCGTGCTGTCGCCAGCAGTTCCGAAGTCCCTGGAGACAACGACAGTGAAGGATGGCTGCGCGCCAGTTTGCGTTGGCTCAGCGAATCGGCTTAATGGGACCACGGGAAGGTAAGTTGGTTCTTTGCTCTGTCAGGGCCAGACGCCGCGCATGTCGCTCGATACCACCGAAAAGCAGCAGCTGATCAACAGCCACCAGACCCATGCCACCGATACAGGGTCGGCTGAGGTTCAGGTGGCCATGCTGAGCGAGCGCATCTCGAAGCTCAGCAGCCACCTGCAACAGAACATCCATGACTACTCCTCGCGTCAGGGGCTGTTGAAGATGATTGGTCGCCGTAAGCGGCTGCTCAGCTATGTCAGAGGGAAGAGCGAGCAGCGTTACACAAGTCTCATCGCCAAACTGGGGATCCGCGGCTGAACCGCATCCAGAAATCTGCATGAGTCATGGCTGAAAAGCGCGATCCTCTTCCCTTTGAACCGCGTCGTTCAGCTCCAGAGACCACTCGGAATCAAGCAATTCCACGAGAAGTTGCTAACCGCATGGCCCGACGCGTCGCCATTGCCACAGGGGTTCCATCCCTAATGGGAATGGCGGTTTTTGTCATCAGTTACCTCGTAGTGAGTCGGGGCATACTCGATCTTCCGCCAAGCATCACCCTGCTGGGATCTGGATTCTTCTTTTTGTTAGGTCTTGTCGGTCTGAGCTACGGGGTTCTTTCTGCAAGCTGGGAACCGCAGCCTGGAACTCTGCTGGGGCTGGAGCACCTGAAGCCCAACCTGCAACGTCTGCGAAGCTCAATCAAAGCCCAGAAGCAGGCCTGAATCTGTTCTCCGTCATTTCATCAATGGGTCACTGCAGCTCACAGTGAAAGCACTGTTCTGCAGATGTTGCTGTGCCGCGGCCACATCCTTGACGCAGAACTGGGGGCCAAGGCGCACATAACGCACTTCGTGGCCTCTGCGAACGGCTGCCACCACAGGCACGCGAACGCCTAACTCATCCTGGTCAGGACGATAGGCCTGAAGGCACTCCCTCAGTTTGTGCTGAACCGCCACATCAGAGGCCTGATCGGGATCTAACTCCACCAAGAGCAGACGAAGGTCATCAATCGCGCGGCAGTCATCCACGATTAACTGCACCCGCTCATCGCGTCGATCCACGGCAGCCCAGACCAGCAGCCTGGCCTCGGCCATGAGGTGATCGCAGAGCCTTGCATAGCTTTTCGGGAACACCACTGCCTCACAGGAACCGGTGAGGTCCTCAAGCTGAAGAATCGCCATACGGTCGCCTTTACGGGTGGTGACCTGACGCATCTCACTCACCATGGCGATGGCACTGACCTTCGACTTGTCGGCCTGCTCTTCCAGGCTGGCCAGTCCGATTGGCGCCAAAAGACGGGCGGGTGCACTGAGCTGCTTGAGCGGATGATCAGAGAGGTAAAACCCAACCAAGTCTTTTTCAAGCTTCAGTTTTTCGCTGGGGTGATAGTCCTTCACAGGAGCCGCCTTTGGAGCAAGGCTCAGGTCCGTGCTGCCATCGGTTTCATCCTCGGCAGGGGCCGCCATCAGATCAAACAGATTGCCCTGACCGCTGGCACGATCCCTCGCCCGGGATCCGGCCCAATCCAGGAGAAGATCAAGATCGGCAATCAATTGCGCGCGATTGGCCTGTGGCTCCAGCGCATCAAGTGCTCCGCAGTGAATCAGCGATTCCAAGCTGCGCCGGTTGAGCACACTGGAGGGAAGCCGGTCACAGATGTCAGCGAGTGACTGGAACACACCATCGGTTTGTCTGGAGCGGATCAAGGCCCGAATGGCACCATCGCCGAGGTTACGCACCGCCGAAAGTCCGAAGAGAATGCGGCTGTCTCTAGGAGTGAAATCAGTTCCGGAGGCGTTCACATCCGGTGGCATCACTTCGATGCCCATGGCGTTGCAGTTGGAGATGTACCGCTGAACCTTGTCGCTGGCTCCGGCATTCACCGTCAGCAGTGCTGCCATGTAGGCCACTGGATAGTGCGCCTTGAGATAAGCGGTTTGGTACGTCACCGCTCCATAGGCCGTGGAATGGCTCTTGTTGAAGCAGTACTCGGCAAACAACACCATCTGGTCAAACAACTCGTCGGCCACTTTGGTGTCAACGCCGCGTTCCGTGGCTCCCTTCACGAAGATGCCGCGATGCTTCTGCATCTCCGAAACTTTTTTCTTGCCCATGGCCCGACGCAGCAGATCTGCTTCTCCGAGGGAGTAACCAGCCAGGTCCTGCGCGATCCGCATGATCTGCTCCTGGTACACCATGATTCCGTAGGTCTCACTCAGAATCGGCTCCAACGTGCTGTGGGCGAAGTCGATCGCTTCACGGCCGTGCTTGCGGTTGATGAACTTGGGAATCAAGCCAGCATCGAGGGGACCTGGTCGATAGAGAGCCAGGATTGAAGAGATGTCCTCCAGAGATGAGGGTTTCAGATCTCGCACGATCTGACGCATCCCCGTGGACTCGAGTTGGAAGATGCCCTCGAGGTCACCTCGGGCCAGCAGATCGAACGTTCCCTCATCTTCAGGAGGCAGCTGGTCGGGATCGATCCGAGTGCCACTGATCTGCTCGACAAGTTCGAGGGTCTTGTCGATCATTGTGAGGTTTTTGAGGCCAAGGAAGTCCATCTTCAGTAGGCCCATCGACTCCACGTCTTCCATGAAGTACTGGGTGATCACCTGACCGTCGTTGTTGCGCTGAAGAGGAACCAGTTCGTCGAGGGGATCAGCGGCAATCACCACTCCCGCGGCATGGACGCCGAACGTTTTGTTGGTTCCTTCAATGCGCATGGCCATATCGACCCAGCGCTTCACGATGGGATCTTTCTCGTAGCGATCCTTGAAGTCGGGATTCGGCGACTGATCGCCGATCATGGCTTTGAGCTTGGCGGGCTTGCCCCTAACCACAGGGATCAGCTTGGCCAGTCGGTCGGCATCGCCGTAGGGAATATCCAGTACGCGAGCCACATCCTTCAACACAGCCTTTGAGGTCATGCGGTTGAACGTGATGATTTGCGCCACCTTTTCGTCGCCATAGCGTCGCGTGACGTAATCGATCACCTCACCGCGGCGTTCAATGCAGAAATCGGTGTCGATATCAGGCATCGACTTGCGTTCCGGGTTGAGAAAACGTTCGAACAACAGGCCATTGCTGACGGGATCGATGTTGGTGATACCGAGGGCATAGGCCACCAGCGAGCCTGCCGCCGAACCACGACCCGGGCCCACCGGGATGCTCTGTTCGCGGGCGAAACGGATGTAATCCCAGACAACCAGGAAATAGGTGGGAAAACCCATCTGTTCCATGATCTTGAGTTCGTGGACCATCCGCTCGGCATACACCTCCTCGATGGTGTCGGCACCTGTCAGACCGAGACGGTCACGCAGACCCTGCTCGGTGATCTCTCGCAAATAGGTGACAGGGGTATGGCCATCAGGAATAGGGAAGCGGGGCATCTGATAACGGCCCAGGATGTCGTAGTCCTCGACTTTTTCTGCAACAGCAACGGTGTTGGCAATCGCTTCCTGCACCACCTCTGGCTCGAGGTGGTCGGCGAAGAGATGGCCCATCTCCTCTTCCGATTTGAGATATTCGGTGCCGGTGTAGCGAAGCCGCTTTTCGTCGCTGATCAGCTTGCCCGTAAGCACGCACAACAGGGCGTCATGGGCCTCCACATCATTGCGAGTGAGGTAGTGAGCGTCGTTGGTGGCAACAACCTTGATGCCCAGCTCACAGGCAATCTTGACGATCTCCACATTGACGATGCGATCTTCCGGAGATCCGTGGTCCTGAATCTCCAGGTAGAAGTCGTCACCGAAAATGCTCTGGTACCAGCGGGCCACATCACGGGCCACATCGGGTCGTTCACGCATGATGGCCTGGGGAACCTCACCGCCCAGACAGGCTGTCGCAACGATCAAACCCTCGGAATACTGAGCAAGCAGATGCTTGTCGACGCAGGCACGTGAAAAAATTCCTCGGCCCCGCATCCCACGCAGGTGGCTAATGCTGGTGAGCTTGACCAGGTTGCGATATCCGACGGCATTTTTGGCAAGCACCACCAGGTGATATCGACGTTCATTCTTGGGTTGCGGATCATCAATCGAACCATTGATGACATACATCTCATTGCCGATGATCGGCTTCACACCACTGTCCTTGCAGAGCTTGAGCAGCTCGACAGCGCCGTACATCACCCCGTGATCGGTGAGAGCCAGAGCCGGCATCCCCAGCTCCTTGGCGCGTTCCACCATCTGAGGAAGCTGGGAAGCACCGTCCAGCAAGCTGTAGTCGCTGTGGTTGTGAAGAGGGACGAATGCCATGCACCCAGCCTAGGCGCATGCGCAAGATGCAGTGCATGAGCAACCGTGACAACACCAGATGCGGTGCCACCCAGGCTGAATGCATGCTGTCAAGCGGGGACCAGACCCGCTTCAGGCCTGGACTTCATCACCTCCGCCACCTGCTCGTACTGATGGGCCACCTGCAGCAGACGGGGCTCTTCCAGCACATTGGCGATGAGCTGAACACCGATCGGCATACCGCCCGAATCGAAGCCGCAGGGGACACTGATGGCCGGAAGGCCAGCGAGATTGGCGGGAATGGTCAGCAAATCCGACAAGTACATGGCGAGTGGATCATCCGCATGGGCACCGTTCCTGAAGGCAGTACTGGGAGCCGTGGGCGTCAACAGCACGTCAACCGACTGGAAGGCCTTGTCAAAGTCACGCCGGATCAGCGTTCTCACCTGCTGCGCTTTCTTGTAGTAAGCATCGACATAACCGGCTGAAAGGGCATAAGTGCCGATCAGAATCCGACGTTGCACTTCACTGCCGAACCCCTCCGCACGACTTCTGGCAGTCATGGCAGCCAGAGATGTTGAATCATCGGCCCGATAGCCGTACTTCACGCCGTCGTAGCGCGCAAGATTGGCGGATGCCTCCGAAGGCGCGATCACGTAATAGGTGGCGATGCCATCGTTGAAGCGGGGGCAGCTCACATCCACCAGTTCGGCGCCAAGAGCCTTGAGCTGATCTGCTGCCGCCAGCACCGACGCCTTCACCTGCGGGTCCAATCCGTCCTGGTCAAAGCACTCGGTGACCAGACCGACCCGCAAACCCTTGATCGGAGCGGCAAGGCCAGCGGTGTAGTCAGGAACGGGAACATTCAGACAGGTCGAATCGCGAGGATCAGCTCCTGCCATGACCTGCAACAGTTCGGCGGCATCCGCCACCGATGAGGTGAACGGTCCCACCTGATCCAGGGAGCTGGCGAAAGCCACCAGGCCATAGCGACTCACTCTCCCGTAGGTGGGCTTGAGACCAACGACCCCGCAGAAGGATGCGGGCTGACGAATCGAACCACCGGTGTCGGAACCGATGGAGGCCAGACACTCGCCGGCGGCAACAGCCGCTGCACTGCCGCCGGAGCTGCCACCGGGCACATGCTCAGGATTCCAGGGATTGGCGGTGGCACCAAACGCGGACGTTTCGGTGGAGCCACCCATGGCGAATTCGTCCAGGTTGGTCTTACCCAGAAGAACCGCTCCGGAGGCCCAGAGCCGACCGGTCACCGTGGATTCATAGGGAGGAACAAACTGCTCGAGCATGCGACTGGAGCAGGTGGTGCGCACGCCCCTGGTGCAGAGATTGTCTTTAATGCCCAGGGGGATCCCAGCCAGTGGCGGCAAATCCTCGCCGGCACGACGAGCCTCATCAATGCGATCGGCATCGGCACGAGCACGATCCACCGTGACTTCAAGAAAGGCATGCACGCTGGGGTCGACCGCATCGATCCTGGCCAGGTGATGGTCGGTGAGTTCCCTAGCGGACACTTCCCCGGTTGCCAGTTGCTGACGCCACTCGGCGATCGCCATGGTCAGGATTTGCGTGCAGCTGAGACGCTATCAGTCAGATGCGTTCGCATCGGGCCAACTCAGCCCTGGGATTCGATCGTGAACGGTTCGGAACGACGACAGCGCACCAATGAATGATCGAGTGAAGCGGGCGATTCCGAGGACACATCACTCAGAAAAGCCGGTAGCTCCCGCTCCAGGGTGGAGCGGCGCACGAAAGGACCGAACCAGTAGGTGACGTCTGGGCCATGGGTCTGAACCCTGGCCCACCAAGCCATGCCTAAACCGTTGGCAAGTGAGCGCATCGGTCGGTTCAGAGGGCCCATGGCGGAGCGATGAAGTCCCGCCATTGTGCCACTTTTAACGCTGGTGAAAACATTCAAATTATCGACTTGCTGAGATTGCACGTTTTTAAAGATCGATGCTGCCATCGAAGGCTGGTGCTGTGGTCTGCGGAAGACGTTCGAGTTGCAGATCAATCCCTGGATCCTCGAGCAACGAGTGAGTGGCGTCAGGCTGGACGGACGGCTGTGTCCCAGCAGCATCTAATGGCAATAGATCTGAGGAGGAATCGTTGAGTTCCTCGTTTTGCGACATCTCATCCTGAGTGGCCAACACCGATGGCGGTGCGGAGAGCTGGGGCCGCACGATGCGGGGAGAGGGGTTCTGTCCCTGAAGTCCCTTCATCCAGCCTCGACGAGCCACCTCATACAGGCAGAGAGCGGTGGCGACGGAAGCGTTCAGGCTTGGCGTGACACCACGCAGCGGGATGCGAATCAACTGATCGCAATGACGACGGGTCAGCATGGAAAGGCCCTGGTCCTCGGAACCTGTGACCACCACCAGCGGACCTTCTAAATCGACTTCTTCAAGGGTCTGACCACCTTCCTCGGCAAGACCAACCACGCGATAGCCAGCATCCTTGAGGGTTTCCAGAGAGCGGTTGAGGTTGACAACCCGCGCCACAGGCAGATGTTCCAGGGCACCCGCTGCAACTTTGGCCACGGATCCCGTAAGACCTGCACTACGACGCTGAGGCAAAACCACTCCGTGAGCTCCTAGGGCCTCAGCGGAACGTACGATCGCTCCAAGATTATGGGGATCAGTGAGGCCATCCAGAGCCAACAGCAGCGGAGGTTCATTAAGCTCACTGCAGCCATGAATCAGATCTGGAAGGCTCAGGGTGTCTGCTGCAGCGGTCTGCAAAGCGATTCCCTGATGAACTGCACCACCGGTCATCTGAGCTAGACGCGCCCAGGTGACCTCCTCCACCAAGACTCCGGAGGCCTTGGCATCCCGGAGAAGCTGCATGAATTTGGGAGCACTGCGCATCTCACTGGTGCACCAGATGCGATGGATCGGACGACCTGCCTCCAGTGCGGCCTGGGTTGCATGCCGGCCCCAGAGCAGATCATCAGCAACCGAATCAGACCCATGGGGAGTGGCTTCGCCGCGGGGCTGATCTGGAACCTGACGGTCATTGCGTTCGGAACGACCGGGGCGAAAGTTACGGGACTCGCCATCACTAAAGCGACGGCCTCCTGCACGACGGTCTGAAAAACTCCTGTCATCGGCGCGACGCCCCTTAAAGCGCTGGTCGCCATCGCGGCGATCCTCAAAACGCCGATTCTCAAAACGCCGATCGTCAGAACGTCGCTCTTCGGGGCGCCTGCCTTCAAAACGCCTGTTGCCTTCACGACGTTCACCATCACGGCGATCCTCAAAGCGACGGCCTTCAAAACGGCGGTCATCCGGACGGCGGTCATCCGGACGGCGTTGTTCAAAGCGCCGGTCCCCATCACGACGATCGCCACGGCCTGGTGGTCTTGATGCATCTCTTGCCCCCCCACGGAATGCACCATTCCGGGACGGTCCGCGTCCTCGGAACTCTCCATCATGTGATCCACGCCATGGCGTGTCAGCTCGACTGTCGTCTCCCTCTCGTCGCCGGGATCCTGTCGGGCTGCCATCCACTCTTGGGCGACGACCACGAGGTCC
Above is a window of Synechococcus sp. BIOS-U3-1 DNA encoding:
- the gatA gene encoding Asp-tRNA(Asn)/Glu-tRNA(Gln) amidotransferase subunit GatA, producing MAIAEWRQQLATGEVSARELTDHHLARIDAVDPSVHAFLEVTVDRARADADRIDEARRAGEDLPPLAGIPLGIKDNLCTRGVRTTCSSRMLEQFVPPYESTVTGRLWASGAVLLGKTNLDEFAMGGSTETSAFGATANPWNPEHVPGGSSGGSAAAVAAGECLASIGSDTGGSIRQPASFCGVVGLKPTYGRVSRYGLVAFASSLDQVGPFTSSVADAAELLQVMAGADPRDSTCLNVPVPDYTAGLAAPIKGLRVGLVTECFDQDGLDPQVKASVLAAADQLKALGAELVDVSCPRFNDGIATYYVIAPSEASANLARYDGVKYGYRADDSTSLAAMTARSRAEGFGSEVQRRILIGTYALSAGYVDAYYKKAQQVRTLIRRDFDKAFQSVDVLLTPTAPSTAFRNGAHADDPLAMYLSDLLTIPANLAGLPAISVPCGFDSGGMPIGVQLIANVLEEPRLLQVAHQYEQVAEVMKSRPEAGLVPA
- a CDS encoding DNA polymerase III subunit alpha, which translates into the protein MAFVPLHNHSDYSLLDGASQLPQMVERAKELGMPALALTDHGVMYGAVELLKLCKDSGVKPIIGNEMYVINGSIDDPQPKNERRYHLVVLAKNAVGYRNLVKLTSISHLRGMRGRGIFSRACVDKHLLAQYSEGLIVATACLGGEVPQAIMRERPDVARDVARWYQSIFGDDFYLEIQDHGSPEDRIVNVEIVKIACELGIKVVATNDAHYLTRNDVEAHDALLCVLTGKLISDEKRLRYTGTEYLKSEEEMGHLFADHLEPEVVQEAIANTVAVAEKVEDYDILGRYQMPRFPIPDGHTPVTYLREITEQGLRDRLGLTGADTIEEVYAERMVHELKIMEQMGFPTYFLVVWDYIRFAREQSIPVGPGRGSAAGSLVAYALGITNIDPVSNGLLFERFLNPERKSMPDIDTDFCIERRGEVIDYVTRRYGDEKVAQIITFNRMTSKAVLKDVARVLDIPYGDADRLAKLIPVVRGKPAKLKAMIGDQSPNPDFKDRYEKDPIVKRWVDMAMRIEGTNKTFGVHAAGVVIAADPLDELVPLQRNNDGQVITQYFMEDVESMGLLKMDFLGLKNLTMIDKTLELVEQISGTRIDPDQLPPEDEGTFDLLARGDLEGIFQLESTGMRQIVRDLKPSSLEDISSILALYRPGPLDAGLIPKFINRKHGREAIDFAHSTLEPILSETYGIMVYQEQIMRIAQDLAGYSLGEADLLRRAMGKKKVSEMQKHRGIFVKGATERGVDTKVADELFDQMVLFAEYCFNKSHSTAYGAVTYQTAYLKAHYPVAYMAALLTVNAGASDKVQRYISNCNAMGIEVMPPDVNASGTDFTPRDSRILFGLSAVRNLGDGAIRALIRSRQTDGVFQSLADICDRLPSSVLNRRSLESLIHCGALDALEPQANRAQLIADLDLLLDWAGSRARDRASGQGNLFDLMAAPAEDETDGSTDLSLAPKAAPVKDYHPSEKLKLEKDLVGFYLSDHPLKQLSAPARLLAPIGLASLEEQADKSKVSAIAMVSEMRQVTTRKGDRMAILQLEDLTGSCEAVVFPKSYARLCDHLMAEARLLVWAAVDRRDERVQLIVDDCRAIDDLRLLLVELDPDQASDVAVQHKLRECLQAYRPDQDELGVRVPVVAAVRRGHEVRYVRLGPQFCVKDVAAAQQHLQNSAFTVSCSDPLMK
- the rlmB gene encoding 23S rRNA (guanosine(2251)-2'-O)-methyltransferase RlmB — translated: MSSRFDRRPARPSRGGDSSGGRPSRGGPRGRRPRVDGSPTGSRRREGDDSRADTPWRGSHDGEFRGRGPSRNGAFRGGARDASRPPGRGDRRDGDRRFEQRRPDDRRPDDRRFEGRRFEDRRDGERREGNRRFEGRRPEERRSDDRRFENRRFEDRRDGDQRFKGRRADDRSFSDRRAGGRRFSDGESRNFRPGRSERNDRQVPDQPRGEATPHGSDSVADDLLWGRHATQAALEAGRPIHRIWCTSEMRSAPKFMQLLRDAKASGVLVEEVTWARLAQMTGGAVHQGIALQTAAADTLSLPDLIHGCSELNEPPLLLALDGLTDPHNLGAIVRSAEALGAHGVVLPQRRSAGLTGSVAKVAAGALEHLPVARVVNLNRSLETLKDAGYRVVGLAEEGGQTLEEVDLEGPLVVVTGSEDQGLSMLTRRHCDQLIRIPLRGVTPSLNASVATALCLYEVARRGWMKGLQGQNPSPRIVRPQLSAPPSVLATQDEMSQNEELNDSSSDLLPLDAAGTQPSVQPDATHSLLEDPGIDLQLERLPQTTAPAFDGSIDL
- a CDS encoding DUF1816 domain-containing protein — protein: MGPLNRPMRSLANGLGMAWWARVQTHGPDVTYWFGPFVRRSTLERELPAFLSDVSSESPASLDHSLVRCRRSEPFTIESQG
- the rpsO gene encoding 30S ribosomal protein S15, whose product is MSLDTTEKQQLINSHQTHATDTGSAEVQVAMLSERISKLSSHLQQNIHDYSSRQGLLKMIGRRKRLLSYVRGKSEQRYTSLIAKLGIRG
- a CDS encoding PAM68 family protein, with the protein product MAEKRDPLPFEPRRSAPETTRNQAIPREVANRMARRVAIATGVPSLMGMAVFVISYLVVSRGILDLPPSITLLGSGFFFLLGLVGLSYGVLSASWEPQPGTLLGLEHLKPNLQRLRSSIKAQKQA